A segment of the Peptoclostridium acidaminophilum DSM 3953 genome:
GCTTCGACTCAATCAATGGGTTAAGCAGGCTATTCGCTGGATGCCTATGGATAAATGGGATGCCTGTGCTTTCCCGGTAAATCCAGAAGCCCTCAAAGGTCGCGTTTGCTATGGTGGACTGGACCTTTCCTCTTCCACTGACATAACAGCCTTCGTACTGGTCTTCCCACCGATGGATGAAGATGACAAGTATGTGGTTCTTCCATACTTCTGGATACCAGAAGACAGCATTGACCTTAGGGTTAGACGGGATCACGTAAATTATGATGTGTGGGAAAAGCAAGGCTTCCTTTTAACTACCGAAGGTAACGTGGTCCACTACGGTTTCATCGAGACTTTCATTGAGGAACTTGGAATGAAATATAACATCCGTGAGATTGCCTTTGACCGCTGGGGAGCAGTTCAGATGACACAGAACCTAGAGAATTTAGGATTCACCGTTGTACCTTTTGGTCAGGGCTTCAAAGATATGTCTCCGCCAACTAAGGAACTAATGAAACTCACACTAGAGCAGAAAATCGCTCACGGTGGTCACCCAGTTCTTCGCTGGATGATGGATAACATTTTTATTAGAACCGATCCTGCTGGCAATATCAAAGCAGACAAAGAGAAATCCACAGAAAAGATTGACGGTGCTGTAGCTACAATTATGGCTCTTGACCGAGCGATTCGCTGTGGTGGAGAAGCCGGCAATTCTGTTTATGACGATCGAGGGTTGATTGTGTTTTAATAAAAAGAACTTTATATAAATTGAATATTTTTCTTGTAATCTGGTAAAAACTATACTACAATATAGTTAACCGATAAGTTAAGTTAACTAAATGGTTAATTTGAGGGGAGGGGTGGTCATTAAGAGTGCTAATTGAATATGAGAATGATTCTGTTAAAGATATTTTTACTGATTTTGATTTAATGAAAAAGAAAATTGGAAATGAAAAAACAAAAACTGTCAAGAAAAGACTTAATCAGTTAAAAGCCTCTTCAAACTTCAGCATTTATCTAATGACCGGACTGGGGAAACCTCACCCATTATTTGAAAATTTGAAGGGGTACTATGGGATTAGCATAACTGGAAATGTTAGACTTGTAGTAAAACCAGATTCAATAAATTTAGATCCTGAAGAATTAAAAAAGTGTGAAACAGTAATTATCAAGGGGGTGATGGATTATCATGGCAGAAAAATTGATTGGCTTATCTCGTGATCTTATAATACATCCGGGAGAAACTTTAAAAGAAATGTTGGAAGACAAAGAAATGAGTCAACGAGAATTGGCTATAAGAACTAATGTGAAGGAACCTCATATTAGTGCTATTGTTAAAGGTAAAAAACCTATTTCTGTTTCATTTGCGAAAAGATTGGAATATGCCTTAGGTATTGATGCGAGTTTCTGGATAAATCTTCAGTCAAACTATGAAAAGGAGTTGGCTGATTATGAGGAGCTAAATGAAATATCAAGTGAAGAAATTAGTATATTGAAAAAAATAAAAAGATTAACAGACTATGCTAAAGATATCCGATTAATCGATCTTGACGCAGAAGGTTCACTTTTAGTTATTGTATGGAGAAAGCTTTTGAATATAAGTAAACTGACTCATATTGGTGAAATTTCGCAGTCAGGGGCTTATCGTTTAGCCTCTTCTGATAACATTGACGCGGATATTCTCTTTACTTGGCTTAGAATTACTGATTTAATAACCAAACGTCAACAA
Coding sequences within it:
- a CDS encoding type II toxin-antitoxin system RelE/ParE family toxin, whose protein sequence is MLIEYENDSVKDIFTDFDLMKKKIGNEKTKTVKKRLNQLKASSNFSIYLMTGLGKPHPLFENLKGYYGISITGNVRLVVKPDSINLDPEELKKCETVIIKGVMDYHGRKIDWLIS